In Roseobacter fucihabitans, one genomic interval encodes:
- a CDS encoding Crp/Fnr family transcriptional regulator: MLQWLDIFDAAPVRKVAKGGPVFRQGDRVLSMYLVRSGTVALERPMTDGIALTLHIANADMALAEASLFADTYHCDAVARTDAEIASLPRATFLAEIRDYPDAALSLIETHAKEVQAQRTRIEILRLRRVAERLDAWLDLYGEPAKGEWINVANQIGVSAPALYRELAKRRD, translated from the coding sequence ATGTTGCAGTGGCTTGATATTTTCGACGCCGCACCTGTCCGTAAGGTTGCGAAAGGTGGACCGGTGTTTCGCCAGGGAGACCGTGTGCTGTCTATGTATCTGGTGCGATCCGGGACGGTCGCGCTGGAGCGTCCAATGACGGATGGCATCGCGCTGACGCTGCATATCGCCAATGCTGATATGGCTTTGGCCGAAGCATCCTTGTTTGCAGATACTTATCACTGTGATGCAGTTGCACGTACAGACGCCGAAATTGCCAGCCTGCCGCGCGCAACGTTTCTGGCCGAAATCCGAGACTACCCAGACGCAGCCCTAAGTCTCATTGAGACACATGCCAAGGAAGTGCAGGCGCAACGGACGCGAATTGAAATCCTGCGATTGCGGCGGGTGGCTGAACGGCTGGACGCTTGGTTGGATTTATACGGCGAACCGGCCAAAGGAGAGTGGATCAATGTGGCCAACCAGATCGGTGTATCTGCTCCGGCACTTTACCGGGAACTGGCGAAAAGACGTGACTAG
- a CDS encoding helix-turn-helix domain-containing protein — protein sequence MFSIGELSKRTKVKVPTIRYYEEMGLLPEAERTSGNQRRYDKAGLERLSFIRHARDLGFSIEAISSLIELQDHPDRSCEAATDIATSQLEQVRAKIKRLRTLEKELSRISKGCDGEGVSEDCYVLASLADHDLCHREH from the coding sequence ATGTTTTCTATCGGCGAGCTTTCAAAGCGCACGAAGGTCAAGGTGCCGACCATACGCTACTATGAAGAAATGGGGCTTTTGCCCGAAGCTGAGCGCACATCAGGCAATCAGCGGCGATACGACAAAGCAGGGTTGGAGCGGCTGAGTTTCATCCGACATGCCCGCGATCTTGGGTTCTCCATTGAAGCGATTTCGTCATTGATTGAACTGCAAGATCACCCAGATCGGTCGTGCGAGGCTGCAACTGACATTGCCACATCTCAACTCGAACAGGTACGTGCCAAGATTAAACGTCTCAGAACGCTTGAGAAGGAACTCAGTCGGATATCAAAGGGCTGCGACGGTGAAGGCGTGTCGGAAGACTGCTATGTATTAGCGTCACTGGCCGACCACGATTTGTGCCACCGCGAGCACTAA
- a CDS encoding transglutaminase family protein, protein MSHNYLTETPLLDYQNPAIKALIAQRGWAALAKGERIGAAYDFVRDDVLFGYNSDDALPASKVLADGYGQCNTKGTLLMALLRALGIPCRFRGFTIDKGLQRGVVPELVYPLAPRNIIHSWVEVQYRGEWLELEGFILDQGVLTALQAAFPERSSLCAYGAGTDCLQAPNVAWSGQSTYIQKTGINRDFGVFDSPDTFYADHRQLTGFRGLVYRLVIRHWMNRRVAQMRAGRVPTIPGGDKNLVPAKSISMEKEAV, encoded by the coding sequence ATGTCCCACAATTATTTAACTGAAACGCCGCTCCTAGACTACCAGAACCCCGCCATAAAGGCGCTCATCGCACAACGCGGATGGGCAGCGCTGGCAAAAGGCGAACGTATCGGCGCAGCCTATGACTTTGTGCGCGACGACGTCTTGTTCGGCTACAATTCTGACGATGCCTTGCCCGCCTCAAAGGTGCTGGCGGATGGTTACGGGCAGTGCAACACCAAGGGCACGTTGCTCATGGCGTTGCTGCGCGCCTTGGGCATCCCTTGTCGGTTTCGCGGCTTTACTATCGACAAAGGGTTGCAACGTGGCGTGGTGCCAGAGCTGGTTTATCCGCTTGCGCCACGCAACATCATCCACTCATGGGTAGAGGTACAGTATCGCGGAGAATGGTTAGAGCTTGAGGGCTTCATTCTGGATCAGGGCGTTTTGACGGCGCTTCAAGCCGCGTTTCCAGAGCGTTCTTCGCTTTGCGCCTACGGAGCTGGGACCGATTGCCTGCAAGCGCCGAACGTCGCTTGGAGCGGTCAAAGCACTTATATCCAAAAGACGGGGATCAATCGGGATTTTGGGGTCTTTGATAGCCCAGATACGTTCTATGCAGACCATCGGCAACTTACTGGATTTCGCGGGCTAGTCTATCGACTGGTCATTCGACATTGGATGAACAGACGGGTTGCGCAGATGCGTGCGGGACGTGTCCCGACGATACCCGGTGGGGACAAAAACCTTGTGCCTGCCAAGTCCATTTCGATGGAAAAGGAGGCCGTGTGA
- a CDS encoding cation transporter, producing the protein MAGCCGHDAKFDGVSDDYKRRLWIVIALNATMFFVEMTAGHLAKSQALQADALDFAGDALTYGISLAVIGASLRARTNAALFKGVSLLLMGLWVFGSTVYHVFYAGVPTAEIMGFVGFLALLTNLASVLLLARYKDGDANVRSVWLCSRNDAIGNVAVMLAALGVWGTATGWPDLIVATIMAGLFLSSAFQIVRQALKERREMTQNEHEAV; encoded by the coding sequence ATGGCTGGTTGTTGCGGACATGACGCGAAGTTTGACGGCGTTTCAGATGATTACAAAAGACGGCTCTGGATCGTAATTGCCCTCAACGCGACAATGTTTTTTGTCGAGATGACAGCAGGCCATCTGGCCAAGTCTCAAGCTTTGCAGGCCGACGCGCTCGACTTTGCGGGCGATGCGCTGACCTACGGAATTTCTCTTGCGGTCATCGGGGCCTCGCTTCGCGCGCGAACGAATGCGGCTCTGTTCAAAGGCGTCAGCCTTCTGTTGATGGGCCTTTGGGTGTTCGGATCGACGGTTTACCACGTCTTCTATGCTGGCGTGCCCACCGCAGAGATCATGGGCTTTGTCGGCTTTCTTGCGCTGCTCACCAATCTGGCGAGCGTCTTGCTGTTGGCTCGTTACAAAGATGGGGATGCCAACGTCCGGTCGGTCTGGCTGTGTTCGCGCAATGACGCCATTGGGAACGTCGCCGTGATGCTTGCAGCACTTGGTGTGTGGGGCACGGCAACGGGTTGGCCTGACCTTATCGTGGCAACCATCATGGCCGGATTGTTCCTGTCATCTGCCTTCCAAATCGTACGCCAAGCCTTGAAAGAGCGACGCGAAATGACCCAGAATGAACATGAGGCTGTATGA
- a CDS encoding PEMT/PEM2 methyltransferase family protein: protein MATPILVWVPTFTLFGILIALGVMEWGSLPIPIFLRFGVGVFLIVAGNVVVWSEAAKFGVAQTGGAKGSLRTRGMYRYSRNPQYVADIAMIIGWMMLCASSGAALVGLAGIIVLIAAPFAEEPWLKEQYGSAFKDYKAKVRRFI from the coding sequence ATGGCCACCCCTATTCTGGTTTGGGTTCCGACATTCACCCTCTTTGGGATCCTGATTGCCCTCGGCGTTATGGAATGGGGAAGCCTGCCAATCCCAATTTTCTTGCGGTTTGGCGTAGGCGTTTTCCTGATTGTCGCGGGAAACGTGGTTGTTTGGTCAGAAGCTGCAAAGTTTGGTGTTGCCCAGACTGGCGGTGCAAAAGGATCGCTTCGAACAAGAGGTATGTACCGCTATTCCCGCAATCCACAATACGTGGCGGATATCGCAATGATTATCGGCTGGATGATGCTTTGTGCATCGTCAGGGGCTGCACTTGTCGGCTTAGCTGGAATTATCGTTCTCATAGCTGCGCCCTTCGCCGAAGAGCCGTGGCTTAAAGAGCAATATGGATCAGCGTTTAAGGACTACAAGGCGAAGGTCAGACGGTTCATTTAG
- a CDS encoding ArdC family protein, which yields MSKYDVYTEVTNQIIEALEQGVKPWECPWQKNAAALPLRVTGDSYRGINHVLLNLKAWAQGYRNPVWMTFKQAKDLGGMVRKGEKSSLVVKYGTFEAKDEAPEGGMEAKTRGYLKAYRVFNVQQIDGLDDQFPTPDEAEPLATRPIEQLSHIAANMVESMGMGYAEGGDRACYVPSLDKVHMPELPKFKAAELFYSTLFHELSHATGHKRRCDRTKDKAGSKFGNAVYAMEELVAEISSAMVGAQLGFQPGHIEDSAAYVQSWLKVMRDDKRAIVKAAAAAQRSADYLMEKAGEIAEVA from the coding sequence ATGTCGAAATATGATGTCTATACGGAAGTCACAAACCAGATCATTGAGGCACTGGAACAAGGTGTGAAGCCGTGGGAATGCCCGTGGCAGAAGAACGCCGCTGCCCTGCCATTGCGGGTCACCGGAGACAGCTATCGCGGGATCAACCATGTTCTGTTGAACCTAAAAGCATGGGCGCAAGGCTATCGCAATCCAGTCTGGATGACGTTCAAGCAGGCAAAGGACTTGGGTGGAATGGTGCGCAAGGGCGAGAAGTCATCGCTTGTGGTCAAATATGGCACGTTCGAAGCGAAGGACGAAGCACCGGAAGGCGGGATGGAGGCCAAGACGCGGGGGTATCTGAAAGCCTATCGCGTGTTCAATGTGCAGCAAATCGACGGGCTGGACGATCAATTCCCGACACCTGACGAGGCCGAGCCGCTGGCAACGCGGCCTATTGAGCAGCTTTCGCACATTGCCGCCAACATGGTCGAGAGTATGGGCATGGGCTATGCGGAAGGTGGGGACCGGGCATGCTATGTCCCGTCTTTGGATAAGGTTCACATGCCCGAACTGCCGAAGTTCAAGGCGGCAGAGTTGTTCTATTCAACGCTTTTTCATGAGTTGTCCCATGCCACAGGTCACAAGCGCCGGTGCGACCGTACGAAGGATAAGGCCGGGTCCAAGTTTGGGAATGCGGTCTATGCGATGGAAGAACTTGTTGCCGAAATATCATCGGCAATGGTGGGTGCGCAGCTTGGTTTTCAACCGGGCCACATCGAGGACAGCGCGGCTTACGTTCAGTCGTGGTTGAAAGTAATGCGCGACGACAAGCGTGCTATTGTCAAAGCAGCGGCGGCGGCGCAGCGATCTGCGGATTATCTCATGGAGAAAGCTGGAGAGATTGCAGAGGTCGCTTAG
- a CDS encoding ParA family protein has product MANEDMKVVAVMSRKGGAGKTTLIRALASAAMRDGKRCIIFDTDPQQGMMNWATTLGINDPLLVVEHLEFSDELGTRTDQAYEAGDVDYIFVDTMGAAGAWADDLAAASDVIILPMKLSMDDWKSTNDTFEWYKGLADRAEDPEALPSFHVVLSDVPAKQSKTELEFEDRAFDEFPVVSHFFMSRKQHREASKEGLLHTIAQTKRSGINPLGRIHAKYFDEALDEAAAILKEVTEAT; this is encoded by the coding sequence ATGGCAAATGAAGACATGAAGGTCGTCGCGGTAATGAGCCGGAAGGGCGGTGCCGGAAAAACGACACTGATCCGCGCACTCGCAAGTGCCGCCATGCGCGACGGAAAGCGCTGCATCATCTTTGACACCGACCCACAACAAGGAATGATGAATTGGGCCACAACGCTGGGGATCAATGATCCTCTTTTGGTCGTCGAGCATTTAGAATTTTCAGACGAGCTTGGCACAAGAACTGACCAAGCCTACGAAGCTGGTGATGTTGACTACATTTTTGTGGATACGATGGGCGCGGCAGGGGCCTGGGCCGATGATCTGGCTGCTGCTAGTGACGTTATCATCCTTCCAATGAAACTAAGCATGGATGATTGGAAAAGCACCAACGACACATTCGAATGGTACAAAGGCCTTGCCGACCGCGCCGAAGACCCCGAAGCGCTCCCATCCTTTCACGTCGTCCTTTCTGATGTACCCGCCAAGCAGAGCAAAACCGAACTCGAATTCGAAGACCGGGCGTTTGATGAATTTCCAGTTGTTTCGCATTTCTTCATGTCACGCAAACAGCACCGCGAAGCATCGAAAGAAGGATTGTTACACACAATCGCTCAAACCAAACGCAGTGGGATTAATCCGCTTGGCCGCATACATGCCAAGTATTTTGACGAAGCCTTAGACGAAGCTGCCGCCATCCTCAAAGAAGTAACGGAGGCCACATAA
- a CDS encoding transposase, which produces MPKGRILTESERLVIAGEAAKGVGKQHLAQRFGVTRRTIDYTIKREKDRRRDTGIRTAAASVTVTPDEMNAFDAVLAKHGFGSRADGLRALMQASSGIFVPDEHLSSDLMSFRAALNRVGNNITQIARRMNEAKKRGMPAPWSDRQYEEVRSLAGMILEMGDQIDLLVRRRNSVMAVTVDDVLREFAFGTE; this is translated from the coding sequence ATGCCCAAAGGTCGCATCCTCACTGAATCTGAACGCCTCGTGATTGCCGGCGAAGCGGCAAAAGGCGTTGGGAAGCAGCACCTTGCGCAGCGTTTTGGTGTGACAAGGCGAACAATCGACTACACGATCAAACGGGAAAAAGATCGACGCCGTGACACGGGCATTCGAACCGCTGCGGCAAGCGTCACAGTGACCCCAGACGAAATGAACGCGTTCGATGCGGTACTTGCGAAGCATGGTTTCGGTAGTCGAGCGGATGGATTGCGAGCGTTGATGCAGGCGTCCAGTGGCATTTTCGTGCCGGATGAACATCTTTCCAGCGACCTTATGAGCTTCCGTGCGGCGCTCAATCGTGTCGGAAACAACATCACCCAGATTGCGCGTCGGATGAATGAAGCGAAGAAACGGGGGATGCCCGCGCCCTGGTCTGACAGGCAGTATGAGGAAGTCCGCTCGCTTGCGGGTATGATTTTGGAGATGGGCGACCAGATTGATTTACTGGTCAGACGTCGGAATTCTGTCATGGCCGTGACGGTCGATGATGTGTTGAGGGAGTTTGCTTTTGGCACGGAATAG
- a CDS encoding relaxase/mobilization nuclease domain-containing protein produces the protein MARNSAVEAVTGEVFREGWDRVRGSMQGLNSKKAGQLYRAARGHRAAVFKAIKNGGTHIKGQLSNQLSYITRDNKLSHFVDSRGTFDGKTKFEDKDIKKLTDRFAERWDSGFRPKMGNTTHMLMSFPKGTKSEDVRDTASDVCERFFETDEGHFDYVIAVHKDRDHPHAHIVLNRRSQEGEFFYLGRDHRFNYDDFRLAMVQEAEKYGVKLEATRRIDRGEVHYPPRTREIYAVKEDAEKGVIREPAPRERVGRDLARTLAEIASTRIVYHSLAVEASQDSREEIAQALQKAAALLGKGSQVEQDGDVYMGAVEDFDDLRSRYADTVGEVQARIAGLPEGKRAQKERELNQLQAGVRRMQPLGLRSATLEQKPSEGGIYSEMNINSELAGRLHDGTTRAQIDNALRGTGINAETVVNRIETGAPNAALERQWVADDLAKVAEAQGLNLERKVDLEAARERLNQVHVELGVTLERAEVLRDDGVIEEAREIRFHFDQEQFDDAARAIRQELRGQGVNEAQLEARAVEIENRTFDRIEAEQQSYLETRPEILSDPGAVYRTDEEGRGRITDQQLADRLDREIEVILDRAPANQSISEAVASDFKDRYADMPDHVARGLGDTYETSFRLNNEQELREAEIEAAETATAREQALYARRLDNGIARAEADGISTAERRELVSEIETNVREGANDGDRAYADDRFEQLVIERDRLEVNGASVQQRVALATEFSALSAARQSGQLTADEAQRADVLLHDTADRYGIQMRDGLVREDTREFQDWQTNDPEGERAMADRFEAERLERFDADMTRVQGSVTAERGLRAMEIDQTSLDRMSSRVRDEIMAKNSDTESFDQRYDRAEAMAASGAIEQTARARILQEREEYFSQRPELAAERVLPYSDLPFGAKIEDRERVEQISREVDRVSAVRDTRGDVSTAVADDFRARYPDMPDHLARGLGRTYEIASEARDRESVREYAENRIENEEIRRVVEHERSDDVSPSLATDEQRLSYREQIEQELDDEQIERLRDGDSDALENVSDERLDRLYAAKAYLQSDAATANSEAYREVVQEIAEEQYELQKDRLVDSEREGGPVHG, from the coding sequence TTGGCACGGAATAGCGCAGTCGAGGCTGTCACAGGCGAGGTTTTCCGCGAAGGTTGGGACCGTGTTCGCGGTTCTATGCAGGGATTGAACAGTAAGAAGGCTGGTCAGCTTTACCGGGCGGCGCGGGGACATCGAGCGGCGGTGTTTAAAGCGATTAAGAACGGCGGGACGCACATCAAGGGCCAGCTGAGCAATCAGCTTTCCTACATCACGCGCGACAACAAGCTCTCACATTTCGTGGATAGCCGCGGGACATTCGACGGCAAGACGAAGTTCGAAGACAAGGACATCAAGAAGCTCACGGATCGGTTTGCGGAGCGATGGGACAGTGGTTTCCGGCCCAAGATGGGAAACACAACGCACATGCTCATGTCGTTCCCTAAAGGCACGAAGTCTGAGGACGTTCGCGACACTGCGTCGGATGTGTGTGAGCGGTTCTTTGAGACGGACGAGGGCCACTTTGACTATGTGATTGCCGTTCACAAAGATCGAGACCACCCGCACGCCCACATTGTGTTGAACAGGCGGTCGCAGGAGGGTGAGTTTTTCTACCTGGGCCGGGATCATCGCTTTAACTATGACGATTTCCGCCTCGCGATGGTCCAAGAGGCTGAAAAATATGGCGTAAAGCTGGAGGCTACGCGCCGAATAGATCGCGGTGAGGTACACTATCCACCGAGAACGAGAGAGATCTATGCGGTCAAGGAAGACGCTGAGAAGGGCGTCATTCGTGAGCCAGCGCCGCGCGAGCGTGTCGGCAGAGATTTGGCCCGCACGTTGGCCGAGATTGCCAGCACGAGGATTGTTTATCATTCGCTTGCCGTAGAGGCGTCTCAGGACAGTCGAGAAGAAATTGCGCAAGCCCTCCAAAAGGCCGCCGCGCTTTTGGGTAAGGGATCACAAGTCGAACAAGATGGAGATGTATACATGGGAGCCGTTGAAGACTTTGACGATCTGAGAAGCCGGTATGCCGACACTGTAGGAGAAGTGCAGGCGCGGATTGCGGGTCTTCCTGAAGGAAAGAGGGCGCAGAAGGAGCGCGAGTTGAACCAGCTTCAGGCGGGTGTTCGGCGTATGCAGCCCCTTGGGCTTCGATCTGCGACGCTTGAGCAAAAGCCGTCCGAGGGCGGCATCTATTCAGAGATGAACATCAATAGCGAGCTTGCTGGTCGCTTGCATGACGGGACGACGCGGGCGCAGATCGACAATGCCCTGCGCGGCACTGGGATTAACGCTGAGACAGTCGTGAACCGGATCGAGACCGGCGCACCGAATGCAGCCCTTGAACGTCAGTGGGTGGCCGATGATCTTGCGAAGGTGGCAGAGGCGCAGGGTTTGAACCTTGAGCGCAAGGTCGATCTTGAAGCGGCGCGCGAGCGGTTGAACCAAGTGCATGTTGAGTTAGGCGTGACGCTAGAGCGTGCAGAGGTGCTGCGTGATGACGGTGTGATTGAGGAAGCGCGGGAAATTCGTTTCCACTTCGATCAAGAGCAGTTTGACGACGCGGCGCGTGCGATCCGGCAGGAGTTGCGAGGGCAGGGGGTCAACGAGGCACAGCTTGAGGCTCGTGCCGTCGAGATTGAAAACCGTACGTTCGACCGGATCGAGGCAGAGCAACAATCCTATCTCGAAACGCGGCCTGAAATTCTGTCTGATCCTGGCGCGGTCTATCGCACCGACGAAGAGGGCAGGGGCCGCATCACGGATCAGCAGCTAGCAGATCGGCTTGATCGGGAGATTGAGGTCATCCTTGACCGTGCGCCAGCCAATCAGAGTATTTCCGAGGCCGTCGCGTCTGATTTCAAGGACCGCTACGCCGACATGCCGGATCACGTCGCCCGAGGCTTGGGTGATACCTATGAGACCAGCTTCCGTTTGAATAACGAGCAGGAGTTGCGAGAGGCAGAGATTGAAGCTGCTGAAACCGCGACAGCCCGTGAGCAGGCGCTATACGCGCGCAGGCTGGACAACGGGATCGCGCGGGCCGAGGCCGATGGTATTTCAACGGCAGAACGGCGCGAGCTGGTGTCTGAGATTGAGACGAATGTGCGGGAAGGTGCAAACGACGGTGACCGGGCCTATGCCGATGACCGGTTTGAGCAACTGGTGATCGAGCGTGACCGGCTTGAAGTCAATGGGGCAAGCGTCCAACAGCGCGTGGCGCTTGCGACAGAGTTTTCCGCGCTATCTGCTGCGCGCCAGAGCGGCCAGCTTACTGCCGATGAGGCGCAGCGGGCGGATGTGTTGTTGCATGATACAGCGGATCGCTATGGCATCCAGATGCGTGACGGGTTGGTTCGTGAGGACACCCGTGAATTCCAAGACTGGCAAACGAATGACCCAGAGGGTGAGCGTGCAATGGCTGATCGCTTTGAGGCGGAGCGGTTGGAGCGGTTCGATGCAGACATGACCCGCGTTCAGGGTAGCGTCACGGCGGAGCGTGGCTTGCGTGCGATGGAGATTGATCAAACCAGCTTGGATCGGATGAGTTCGCGGGTGCGTGACGAAATCATGGCTAAAAACTCAGACACAGAGAGTTTCGATCAACGCTATGACCGCGCGGAAGCTATGGCCGCGAGTGGTGCTATCGAACAGACTGCGCGCGCTCGCATACTGCAAGAGCGTGAAGAATACTTCAGTCAAAGACCGGAGTTGGCAGCGGAGCGGGTTCTGCCATATTCGGATCTTCCCTTCGGCGCGAAGATCGAGGACCGCGAGCGCGTTGAGCAAATCAGTCGCGAAGTGGATCGGGTTTCGGCCGTCCGCGATACCCGTGGCGACGTTTCAACAGCCGTCGCCGATGACTTCCGCGCCCGCTACCCCGACATGCCGGACCATTTGGCCCGTGGCCTTGGCCGGACGTATGAAATCGCGAGTGAAGCAAGGGACAGGGAGTCCGTCCGTGAGTATGCGGAAAATCGCATCGAGAATGAAGAAATCCGACGCGTGGTCGAGCATGAGAGGTCCGACGATGTGTCGCCGTCGCTGGCAACAGACGAACAGCGTCTCAGCTATCGTGAGCAGATCGAGCAAGAGCTTGATGACGAGCAGATCGAGCGCCTGCGTGACGGCGACAGTGACGCCTTGGAGAACGTGTCCGACGAGAGGCTAGACCGGCTCTACGCGGCGAAAGCCTATCTTCAATCAGACGCTGCAACGGCGAATTCGGAAGCCTATCGAGAGGTCGTACAGGAGATTGCGGAAGAGCAATACGAATTGCAGAAAGACCGGTTGGTCGACTCTGAGCGCGAAGGAGGGCCAGTCCATGGGTAA
- a CDS encoding type IV secretory system conjugative DNA transfer family protein — protein MGKGRIAFGVFLLTLVAIAIGYVVSSAVLTFKDLGFQADIDFFHLAENYFSLRDYRPDDFRLVNLIMAGFGIGGLLMSIAVSGSALTKFGLTHWQKMGEMSKNGFFGKPGTGFILGKLTKPKRRGKYLVAKKFPHALIVAPTGRGKTTGFVIPNLLTWEGSAVVLDVKGECFEATARHRHGNGDRIFRFAPTDFEDRRTHRYNPLLRISELKDPSQQQMELQLLASLFLQNENDRVQGLLKGGIDLFVAAGLLAFQRKNPTLGEIYRIAASGGNKQKEYMARGVEVENEAAKLIFTRLASTNNDTLTSYVSLLMTSGLDQWQNPAIDVATQVSDFDFRKIRKEPFSVYLVVQPLMLKPLAPLIRLFFSDLLASMQDKEPGPDEPWPVMIMLDEFNRLGKMPIVVESIETLRSYKGHLAIVTQTIPALDEIYGENTRRALQGNAGVKLYLTPSDEKTVEELSKAVGKTTKSVVTRSRAIGKNPFEGRSQSVRTEEVSLLPEDEARRLPLEEIVMVIDAQMPVRARRIEYFNDPYFKRIHGEQTGDLPFPEKEVATSLPAPDEAEHEDKPEVAAAVETPAPAPEPRVPAPASPQAATPAALPEQGKLPIEPVDRPAPKRESIQRAALEDTSRPTIRTSKRKRAKTIVAVDADQQRQIEMDLATQVELSLETPTDADVAELGGMMDGLEQLRDSMPAVEDTDGAINPVPPFAAEQERQFAQDLANGHARVQRGEDGEWERVTSEGTEKLGYRDEGSAVKA, from the coding sequence ATGGGTAAGGGTCGCATCGCATTTGGCGTGTTTCTATTGACGCTGGTGGCTATCGCCATTGGCTATGTTGTGTCTTCTGCTGTCCTGACATTCAAGGATTTGGGCTTTCAGGCGGACATCGACTTTTTCCATCTGGCTGAAAACTACTTCTCTCTACGTGACTATCGCCCGGACGACTTCCGCCTTGTGAACCTCATTATGGCCGGTTTCGGGATTGGTGGCTTGTTAATGAGCATTGCGGTGTCGGGGTCGGCGCTGACGAAATTCGGGCTGACCCATTGGCAGAAGATGGGTGAAATGTCGAAGAACGGGTTTTTTGGCAAGCCAGGCACAGGCTTCATCCTTGGGAAGCTCACCAAGCCGAAGCGCAGAGGCAAGTATTTGGTCGCAAAGAAGTTCCCCCACGCCCTGATCGTCGCACCGACGGGGCGTGGTAAAACGACAGGCTTTGTCATTCCCAATCTTTTGACGTGGGAGGGTTCAGCCGTGGTGCTGGATGTGAAAGGCGAGTGCTTCGAGGCGACGGCACGGCATCGGCACGGGAATGGCGACAGGATCTTCCGTTTTGCACCTACTGACTTCGAAGACCGGCGAACGCATCGCTACAACCCGCTTTTGCGCATTTCTGAGCTAAAGGACCCGTCGCAGCAACAGATGGAGTTGCAGCTTCTTGCGTCGCTGTTCTTGCAGAACGAGAACGACCGTGTTCAGGGGCTTTTGAAAGGCGGTATCGACCTGTTCGTTGCTGCCGGTCTGTTAGCCTTCCAGCGTAAGAACCCCACGCTTGGCGAAATCTACCGCATCGCCGCATCGGGCGGGAACAAGCAGAAGGAATATATGGCGCGCGGTGTTGAGGTTGAGAACGAGGCCGCAAAGCTGATTTTCACTCGGCTTGCATCGACCAACAACGACACGCTAACATCCTATGTCTCTCTCTTGATGACATCGGGCCTGGACCAATGGCAGAACCCAGCCATCGACGTCGCGACACAGGTGTCCGACTTTGATTTCCGCAAGATCAGGAAGGAGCCGTTTAGCGTCTATTTGGTCGTGCAGCCCCTGATGCTAAAACCTCTGGCACCACTGATACGATTGTTTTTCTCGGACCTTCTGGCGTCGATGCAGGACAAGGAGCCGGGGCCGGATGAACCATGGCCCGTCATGATCATGCTCGATGAGTTCAACCGCCTTGGCAAAATGCCCATCGTGGTTGAGAGCATCGAGACGTTGCGGTCCTATAAGGGGCACCTGGCCATCGTCACTCAGACGATCCCGGCGCTGGACGAAATCTATGGCGAGAACACCCGCCGCGCCCTACAGGGCAACGCCGGTGTGAAGCTCTACCTCACGCCATCGGATGAAAAGACAGTCGAAGAATTGAGTAAGGCCGTGGGTAAGACGACGAAGAGTGTGGTCACGCGGTCCCGCGCGATTGGCAAGAACCCGTTCGAGGGTCGCAGCCAGTCGGTGAGGACGGAGGAAGTCTCATTGCTTCCGGAGGACGAAGCCAGGCGTTTGCCGCTTGAAGAAATCGTTATGGTGATCGACGCGCAAATGCCGGTCCGGGCAAGGCGCATTGAGTATTTCAACGATCCGTATTTCAAGCGCATTCACGGAGAGCAGACCGGGGATCTTCCTTTCCCAGAGAAGGAGGTCGCCACATCGCTGCCTGCGCCGGACGAGGCCGAGCACGAAGACAAGCCAGAGGTCGCGGCCGCGGTTGAAACGCCGGCACCCGCGCCTGAGCCGCGGGTACCGGCGCCTGCATCGCCACAGGCTGCGACGCCGGCTGCACTGCCCGAGCAAGGGAAGCTGCCAATTGAGCCTGTTGATCGGCCTGCGCCAAAGCGCGAGTCCATTCAAAGAGCAGCATTGGAGGACACAAGTCGGCCTACAATTCGCACGTCGAAGCGGAAACGGGCAAAAACCATTGTCGCCGTCGATGCGGATCAGCAGCGCCAGATCGAGATGGACCTTGCCACGCAAGTGGAGTTGAGCCTTGAAACTCCAACGGATGCCGATGTCGCCGAGCTTGGCGGCATGATGGATGGCTTGGAGCAGTTGAGGGACAGTATGCCCGCAGTCGAAGATACAGACGGAGCGATCAATCCTGTTCCGCCCTTTGCTGCAGAGCAGGAGCGGCAGTTTGCTCAGGACCTCGCCAACGGACATGCGCGTGTCCAGCGAGGCGAGGACGGTGAATGGGAGCGTGTTACATCTGAGGGCACCGAGAAGTTGGGTTATCGCGATGAAGGCAGCGCCGTTAAAGCATGA